The Prevotella melaninogenica genome has a segment encoding these proteins:
- the gyrA gene encoding DNA gyrase subunit A — translation MDENQTIDQDRIMKINIEEEMKSSYIDYSMSVIVARALPDVRDGFKPVHRRILFGMRGIGNFSNQPYKKCARVVGEVLGKYHPHGDSSVYGALVRMGQEWNMRYKLVDGQGNFGSVDGDSAAAMRYTECRLSKMGEHVMDDIEKDTVDMVNNFDDTLREPAVMPTKIPNLLVNGGNGIAVGMATNIPTHNLGEVIDGCCAYIDNPEISTDGLMEFIPAPDFPTGAYIYGLQGVKDAYETGRGRVVMRAKAEIESDESHDKIVVTEIPYGVNKQQLIEYIADLVKEGKIEGISNVNDETGRQGMRIVVDVKRDANANVILNKLFKMTALQSSFSVNCIALVAGRPRLLSLRECIKYFVEHRHDVTIRRAQFDLKKAQERAHILEALIKACDNIDEVVRIIRASKTPSDAQRNLEKRFDFDELQSRAIVDMRLSQLTGLRLDQLHQEFEELMQTIKDLEEILNNPERCKEVMKEELQEVKEKYGDDRRTEIIPDEHEFNAEDFYPNDPVVITISHLGYIKRTPLADFKEQARGGVGSKGARTREKDFTEYIYPATMHQTMLFFTRKGRCYWMKCYDIPEGDKNSKGRAIQNMLSLEPGDSVNAFLRIQGLDNDEFLDSHYVVFATKQGIVKKTSLRAYSRPRTNGVIAININEGDEVVDVRLTNGHNELIIADCNGRACRFDESNIRTMGRVSTGVRGMRLDEDGQDEVVGMIVVNDPVNETVMVVSEEGYGKRSQVEDYRLTNRGGKGVKTLNITDKTGKLVAIKNVTDDNDLMIINKSGIVIRMSVAECRVMGRATQGVRLINLAKKNDVIASVCKVMSSEMESQVEDESREDLPNTDEDIKGDASSVADNTEVRPVDFE, via the coding sequence ATGGACGAAAATCAGACAATTGATCAGGACAGAATTATGAAGATCAACATCGAGGAGGAGATGAAAAGCTCCTACATCGACTACTCAATGTCGGTGATTGTGGCACGTGCCCTCCCTGATGTTCGTGACGGTTTTAAGCCTGTTCACCGCCGTATTCTCTTCGGTATGCGCGGTATTGGTAACTTTAGCAACCAGCCTTACAAGAAGTGTGCCCGCGTTGTTGGTGAGGTACTTGGTAAGTATCACCCACATGGTGACTCTTCTGTCTATGGTGCGCTTGTGCGTATGGGACAGGAATGGAATATGCGCTACAAGTTGGTTGACGGACAGGGTAACTTTGGTTCTGTCGATGGTGACTCTGCTGCTGCGATGCGTTATACGGAGTGCCGCCTCTCAAAGATGGGTGAGCACGTTATGGACGATATCGAAAAGGATACGGTTGACATGGTCAACAACTTCGACGATACGCTGCGTGAGCCTGCTGTAATGCCTACAAAGATTCCTAACTTGCTTGTAAATGGTGGTAATGGTATCGCTGTGGGTATGGCAACTAATATCCCTACGCATAACCTTGGAGAAGTTATTGATGGTTGCTGTGCTTATATTGACAATCCAGAGATTTCTACCGATGGTTTGATGGAGTTTATTCCTGCTCCAGACTTCCCAACAGGTGCATATATTTATGGTCTTCAAGGCGTTAAAGATGCCTATGAAACTGGTCGTGGTCGCGTCGTAATGCGTGCCAAAGCTGAGATTGAGAGCGATGAGAGCCATGATAAGATTGTTGTGACAGAGATTCCTTACGGAGTTAATAAGCAGCAGCTTATCGAATATATCGCTGACCTCGTAAAAGAAGGTAAGATTGAGGGTATCTCTAATGTCAATGACGAAACAGGCCGTCAGGGTATGCGTATCGTTGTTGATGTGAAGCGTGATGCCAATGCAAACGTCATTCTGAATAAGCTCTTCAAGATGACAGCATTGCAGAGTTCTTTCTCTGTAAATTGTATCGCCTTGGTAGCGGGTCGTCCACGTCTATTGAGTCTTCGTGAGTGCATTAAATACTTTGTTGAGCATCGTCACGATGTCACTATCCGCCGTGCACAGTTCGACCTCAAGAAGGCACAGGAACGTGCACATATCTTAGAGGCACTGATTAAGGCTTGTGACAATATTGATGAGGTTGTACGTATTATTCGTGCCAGCAAGACACCTTCAGATGCACAAAGAAACCTTGAGAAACGTTTTGACTTCGATGAGCTTCAATCAAGAGCTATCGTTGATATGCGTTTGTCACAGCTTACAGGTCTGCGTCTTGACCAGTTGCATCAGGAGTTTGAGGAACTCATGCAAACCATTAAGGATTTGGAAGAGATTCTTAATAACCCTGAGCGTTGTAAGGAAGTAATGAAGGAAGAGTTGCAGGAGGTTAAGGAGAAGTATGGTGATGACCGTCGTACAGAGATTATCCCTGATGAGCATGAGTTTAATGCTGAGGACTTCTATCCTAATGATCCTGTTGTTATTACCATTAGTCACCTTGGCTATATCAAGCGTACTCCGCTTGCAGACTTCAAGGAGCAGGCTCGTGGTGGTGTAGGTTCTAAGGGGGCTCGCACACGTGAGAAAGACTTCACCGAATATATCTATCCAGCAACAATGCATCAAACGATGTTGTTCTTTACTCGTAAGGGACGCTGCTATTGGATGAAGTGTTATGACATCCCAGAGGGCGATAAGAACTCAAAGGGACGTGCTATTCAGAATATGCTTTCACTTGAGCCAGGCGATTCTGTTAACGCATTCTTGCGTATTCAGGGCTTGGATAATGATGAGTTCCTTGATTCTCACTACGTAGTATTTGCTACAAAGCAGGGTATCGTTAAGAAGACTTCTCTCCGTGCTTATTCACGTCCTCGTACCAATGGTGTGATAGCTATCAATATCAATGAGGGTGATGAGGTTGTAGACGTTCGTCTGACAAATGGTCATAACGAACTTATCATCGCTGACTGCAATGGTCGTGCTTGTCGTTTCGATGAGTCAAATATCCGTACAATGGGCCGTGTGTCTACAGGTGTACGTGGTATGCGTTTGGACGAAGATGGGCAAGACGAAGTTGTTGGTATGATTGTTGTTAATGACCCTGTTAACGAGACGGTTATGGTAGTATCTGAAGAGGGTTACGGAAAGCGCTCACAGGTTGAGGATTATCGATTGACCAATCGTGGCGGTAAGGGTGTTAAGACGCTGAATATTACGGATAAGACTGGTAAACTTGTTGCTATCAAGAACGTTACCGATGATAACGACTTGATGATTATCAACAAGAGCGGTATCGTTATTCGTATGTCGGTTGCTGAATGCCGTGTAATGGGTCGAGCAACACAAGGTGTACGTCTGATAAACCTCGCTAAAAAGAATGATGTTATCGCATCTGTATGTAAGGTGATGAGTTCAGAGATGGAGTCACAGGTTGAGGATGAGAGTCGTGAAGACCTCCCAAACACTGATGAGGATATCAAGGGAGACGCATCATCCGTAGCAGATAATACAGAGGTGAGACCTGTTGATTTCGAGTAA
- a CDS encoding IMPACT family protein translates to MDSDKYKTIKEKAISEGYYSEKRSKFLAFAHHVDSVEEALGIVKEYRKKYYDARHCCYAYRVGFDGTEFRANDDGEPSSTAGKPILGQIDSYGLTNTLICVIRYYGGINLGTGGLIVAYREAAADALSNSEIEEKFIEEEVKYTFTYPMMNDVMRIIKEMNPRIVNQVFDNTCEVVLSIRKGQAEELRTRLKKLSFE, encoded by the coding sequence ATGGATAGCGATAAATATAAGACAATAAAAGAGAAAGCAATTAGCGAGGGATATTACTCTGAGAAGCGGAGTAAGTTCCTCGCTTTTGCGCATCATGTTGATTCTGTTGAAGAGGCGTTAGGGATAGTAAAAGAATATCGAAAGAAGTATTATGATGCTCGCCATTGTTGTTATGCCTATAGAGTAGGTTTTGATGGTACTGAATTTCGAGCAAATGATGATGGTGAACCGTCTTCAACAGCAGGTAAGCCAATTCTTGGACAGATTGACAGTTATGGATTAACAAATACACTCATTTGTGTTATTCGTTATTATGGAGGTATAAACCTCGGTACTGGTGGTTTGATTGTTGCCTACCGTGAGGCTGCAGCAGATGCATTATCAAATAGCGAGATAGAAGAAAAATTCATTGAAGAGGAAGTGAAATATACATTTACTTATCCGATGATGAATGATGTTATGCGAATCATTAAGGAAATGAATCCTCGCATTGTTAATCAAGTATTTGACAATACTTGTGAAGTAGTTCTCTCTATCAGAAAAGGGCAGGCAGAAGAACTACGCACTCGATTGAAGAAATTGTCATTTGAGTAA
- a CDS encoding NAD(P)-dependent oxidoreductase — protein sequence MKVLIATEKPFAPSAVQGITTELKNAGHEVVLLEKYTEKAELLEAVKDADAMIVRSDKVTPEVLDAAKQLKIVVRAGAGYDSIDTAYAKEKNVVVENTPGQNSNAVAELVFGLLVYAVRSFYNGKAGTELMGKKLGILAFGNVGRNVARIAKGFGMEVYAYDAFCPAEAIEAAGVHACKTQDELFQTCDVLSLHIPATPQTVKSIDYRLVNLLPKKGILINTARKEVINEEELLKLMAEREDLKFVTDIMPDADAEFKKFEGRYFSTPKKMGAQTAEANNNAGIAAAKQINAFFATGDTKFQVNK from the coding sequence ATGAAAGTTTTAATTGCAACTGAAAAGCCATTTGCACCATCTGCAGTGCAAGGTATTACAACCGAACTTAAGAATGCAGGACATGAGGTTGTTCTGCTTGAAAAATATACAGAGAAAGCTGAATTGCTTGAAGCAGTAAAAGATGCTGATGCAATGATCGTACGCTCTGACAAAGTTACACCAGAAGTACTTGACGCAGCTAAGCAGTTGAAGATAGTTGTTCGTGCAGGTGCTGGTTATGACTCTATTGATACAGCCTATGCAAAGGAGAAGAATGTTGTTGTAGAAAATACTCCTGGACAGAACTCTAATGCTGTTGCTGAACTTGTATTTGGTTTATTGGTATATGCCGTACGTAGTTTCTATAATGGCAAGGCTGGTACTGAATTGATGGGCAAGAAACTTGGTATTCTTGCTTTCGGTAATGTTGGTCGTAATGTAGCTCGTATCGCCAAAGGCTTTGGTATGGAAGTGTACGCATACGATGCATTCTGCCCAGCAGAGGCTATTGAAGCAGCTGGTGTTCATGCTTGTAAGACACAAGATGAATTATTCCAGACTTGTGACGTTTTGTCACTCCATATCCCTGCAACTCCACAGACCGTTAAGAGTATTGATTATCGTTTAGTTAACCTTCTCCCAAAGAAGGGTATCCTCATTAATACTGCCCGCAAGGAAGTTATCAATGAGGAGGAACTTCTGAAGTTAATGGCTGAGCGCGAAGACTTGAAGTTTGTGACAGATATTATGCCTGATGCTGATGCTGAATTCAAGAAATTTGAAGGACGTTACTTCTCTACTCCTAAGAAGATGGGTGCACAGACAGCTGAAGCTAATAATAATGCTGGTATTGCTGCAGCAAAGCAGATTAATGCTTTCTTTGCTACAGGTGATACTAAATTCCAAGTAAATAAATAA
- a CDS encoding tetratricopeptide repeat protein: MKKLMFAALMLLSTSAAFAGDSEPLKAILKAQSYAEAAELIKANLGQLTDNAEKAKAYDKLYQLAMKKVSAEQGVQLENQTNQQMGKEGNKAVDEKGLYEAVGQAFDAAEEIVKYDNMPNAKGKVKPKYTGIADELYPLRGQLINGGIFYQGAKDDANAYKYLARYVDSADEPMFSKFDKSKDENLNEIAYFATYYAYQNKDYKKAEKYAEYAVKSKDRGKDAKQLQLAIMGAQLNNRQDSVAYADKLAGIYAQDPDNDAVLTTLTSIYSSLGMQNKAEEIVNAALAKNPNSYGALVMLGQFASQKKEYEKAADYLSKALALVKDDNAKIAINASIGQCWFYKAQDRVASVKGVLSPAARAQFNDVYNKAISYLETAKNLDVMKEHKSSWAYPLYGCYYFVKGAQAPETLEAAAIAGVQQ; encoded by the coding sequence ATGAAGAAGTTAATGTTCGCAGCATTGATGTTACTCAGTACATCTGCTGCATTCGCTGGCGACAGCGAGCCACTGAAGGCAATCCTTAAGGCACAAAGCTATGCAGAAGCTGCTGAGCTCATTAAGGCTAACCTCGGACAGCTTACAGACAATGCTGAGAAGGCAAAGGCTTATGACAAGCTCTATCAACTTGCTATGAAGAAGGTAAGTGCAGAGCAGGGTGTTCAGCTTGAGAACCAAACTAACCAGCAAATGGGTAAGGAAGGTAACAAAGCTGTTGATGAGAAAGGTCTCTATGAGGCTGTAGGTCAGGCTTTCGATGCCGCTGAGGAGATTGTTAAGTATGATAATATGCCTAACGCAAAGGGTAAGGTTAAGCCTAAGTATACAGGTATTGCTGATGAGCTCTATCCACTCCGTGGTCAGCTTATTAATGGTGGTATCTTCTATCAGGGTGCTAAGGATGATGCAAATGCTTATAAGTATCTTGCTCGTTACGTAGACTCCGCTGATGAGCCAATGTTCTCAAAGTTTGATAAGTCTAAGGATGAAAACTTGAATGAGATTGCTTACTTTGCAACTTATTATGCTTATCAGAATAAGGACTATAAGAAGGCTGAGAAGTATGCTGAATACGCTGTAAAGAGCAAGGACCGTGGTAAGGATGCTAAGCAGTTGCAGCTGGCTATTATGGGTGCACAGCTCAATAATCGCCAAGACTCTGTAGCTTATGCAGATAAGCTTGCTGGCATCTATGCTCAAGATCCTGATAATGATGCAGTATTGACAACCTTGACATCTATCTATAGCTCACTTGGTATGCAGAACAAGGCAGAGGAAATTGTAAACGCTGCCCTTGCAAAGAATCCTAACAGCTATGGTGCATTGGTAATGCTTGGTCAGTTCGCAAGCCAAAAGAAGGAATACGAAAAGGCTGCTGACTACCTTTCTAAGGCATTGGCATTGGTAAAGGATGATAACGCAAAGATTGCTATCAATGCATCTATCGGTCAGTGCTGGTTCTATAAGGCACAGGATCGTGTAGCATCTGTGAAGGGTGTATTGTCACCAGCTGCACGTGCTCAGTTTAACGATGTTTACAATAAAGCAATTTCATACCTTGAGACAGCTAAGAATCTCGATGTCATGAAAGAGCATAAGAGCTCATGGGCTTACCCACTTTACGGTTGCTACTATTTCGTAAAGGGTGCACAAGCTCCTGAGACATTGGAAGCTGCAGCTATTGCTGGCGTTCAGCAGTAA
- a CDS encoding DUF1015 domain-containing protein has product MAVIKPFKGIRPPKDLVESVASRPYDVLDSEEARAEAGDNEKSLYHIIKPEINFEVGTSEYDPRAYNSAVEQFQKFQDEGWLVQDDKEHYYIYAQTMNGKTQYGLVVGAYVDDYLTGNIKKHELTRRDKEEDRMKHVRICNANVEPVFFAYPDNQVLDTLLARYAATKPEYDFVAPDDGFRHQFWVITDEADIKTITEEFKKMPSLYIADGHHRSAAAALVGAEKAKNNENHKGNEEYNYFMAVCFQASQLTILDYNRVIKDLNGMEVAEFLKALEKNFTVELKGQDEYRPTKLHEFSMYLDGNWYSLVAKPGTYDDNDPIGVLDVDISSRLILDELMGIKDLRSDKRIDFVGGLRGLGELKRRVDSGEMRWALALYPVSMQQIMDIADSGKIMPPKATWFEPKLRSGLVIHKLD; this is encoded by the coding sequence ATGGCAGTAATAAAACCTTTTAAAGGTATCCGCCCTCCAAAGGACTTAGTTGAGTCTGTTGCAAGTCGTCCATACGATGTTTTGGATTCTGAAGAAGCTCGTGCAGAAGCTGGTGACAACGAGAAGAGTTTATATCATATCATCAAACCAGAAATCAACTTTGAAGTTGGCACAAGTGAATATGATCCAAGAGCTTATAATAGTGCTGTTGAACAATTCCAGAAGTTCCAAGATGAGGGTTGGTTAGTCCAAGACGATAAGGAGCATTACTATATTTATGCACAAACTATGAATGGCAAGACTCAATATGGTCTTGTTGTTGGAGCATATGTTGATGATTATCTGACTGGTAATATAAAGAAGCATGAGCTAACACGTAGAGATAAGGAAGAAGACCGCATGAAACATGTTCGCATTTGTAATGCTAATGTTGAACCAGTGTTCTTTGCTTATCCTGATAATCAAGTACTTGATACCTTGTTGGCTCGATATGCTGCAACAAAACCAGAATATGACTTTGTAGCACCTGATGATGGTTTCAGACATCAGTTCTGGGTTATTACAGATGAAGCTGACATTAAGACTATAACTGAAGAGTTTAAGAAGATGCCAAGTCTTTATATTGCTGATGGACACCATCGTTCTGCTGCAGCTGCTTTAGTAGGTGCTGAGAAGGCTAAGAACAACGAAAATCATAAGGGTAACGAGGAGTATAACTACTTTATGGCAGTATGCTTCCAGGCAAGTCAATTAACGATTCTTGACTATAACCGTGTTATCAAGGATTTAAATGGCATGGAAGTTGCTGAGTTCTTAAAGGCTTTGGAGAAGAACTTTACTGTTGAGCTGAAAGGACAAGATGAATATCGCCCAACAAAGTTACATGAATTCTCTATGTATCTCGACGGCAACTGGTATAGCTTGGTTGCTAAACCGGGTACATACGATGATAATGACCCTATTGGTGTTCTTGATGTTGACATCTCAAGTCGACTGATTTTGGACGAACTAATGGGCATTAAAGACCTCCGTTCAGACAAACGTATTGATTTCGTTGGTGGTCTGCGTGGTCTCGGAGAACTGAAGCGTCGTGTTGATAGTGGTGAAATGCGTTGGGCATTGGCACTCTATCCTGTATCAATGCAGCAGATTATGGATATTGCTGACAGTGGAAAGATTATGCCACCTAAGGCTACATGGTTTGAACCAAAACTTCGTTCTGGTCTTGTCATCCATAAGCTGGATTGA
- the serC gene encoding 3-phosphoserine/phosphohydroxythreonine transaminase — MKKYNFGAGPCILPREVIEKTANAILDFNGIGLSIAEISHRSKDFQPVMDEAMALVKEVLNVPEGYSVLFLGGGASLEFCMIPFNFLVKKAGYLNTGVWAKKAMKEAKLFGDVVEVASSADENYTYLPKNFDVPTDLDYLHITTNNTIYGTEYHKDLDVPVRLIGDMSSDIFSRPVDVSKYDCIYGGAQKNLSMAGVTFIIIKDEVLGRVQREIPTMLDYRTHIKKGSMFNTPPVVPIYTALENLRWIKANGGVEAMEKLAKERADIVYGEIDRNKLFRGTVKCEEDRSYMNICFVFNDEYAELQDEFFKFATERGMVGIKGHRDVGGFRASCYNAMTVEGCKALVETMKEFEAKH; from the coding sequence ATGAAAAAGTACAATTTTGGTGCAGGTCCATGTATCCTTCCACGTGAGGTAATCGAAAAGACAGCAAATGCCATTTTAGATTTTAATGGAATTGGTCTCTCAATTGCAGAAATCAGCCATCGTTCAAAGGATTTCCAGCCAGTAATGGACGAAGCTATGGCTTTAGTAAAGGAAGTGTTAAATGTCCCAGAGGGCTATTCAGTGCTTTTCTTGGGTGGTGGTGCATCACTTGAGTTCTGCATGATTCCTTTCAACTTCTTGGTAAAGAAGGCTGGTTATTTGAATACTGGTGTTTGGGCAAAGAAGGCAATGAAGGAAGCTAAATTGTTTGGAGATGTTGTTGAAGTTGCTTCATCTGCAGATGAGAACTATACATATCTTCCAAAGAACTTCGATGTTCCTACAGATTTGGATTATTTGCACATCACTACCAATAACACAATTTATGGTACAGAATATCACAAAGATTTGGATGTACCAGTTCGTTTGATTGGTGATATGTCTTCAGATATCTTCAGCCGTCCAGTTGATGTTTCTAAGTACGACTGCATCTATGGTGGTGCACAGAAGAATCTTTCTATGGCAGGTGTGACATTCATCATTATTAAGGATGAAGTTCTTGGCCGTGTACAGCGTGAAATCCCAACAATGTTGGATTATCGTACACATATCAAGAAGGGTTCTATGTTCAATACTCCTCCTGTAGTGCCTATCTACACAGCTTTAGAGAACCTTCGTTGGATTAAAGCGAACGGTGGTGTAGAAGCAATGGAGAAACTTGCTAAGGAGCGTGCTGATATTGTTTACGGTGAAATCGATCGCAATAAGTTGTTCCGTGGTACGGTTAAGTGTGAGGAAGATCGCTCTTACATGAATATCTGCTTCGTTTTCAACGATGAGTATGCAGAATTGCAAGATGAGTTCTTTAAGTTCGCTACTGAGAGAGGAATGGTTGGTATCAAGGGTCACCGCGATGTTGGTGGTTTCCGTGCAAGCTGCTACAACGCTATGACAGTTGAAGGCTGCAAGGCTCTTGTTGAAACAATGAAGGAGTTTGAAGCTAAACACTAA